The stretch of DNA AATTAAAAACTCATATCTATTCATACACTCACTATTTTAATAATAGGAATTAAAGGCTACCCATTAATATAATTAGTGTTTACAATACATACCGAATAATTGAACAACTATTTAGAGGCAAATCGAAAAATTTATGGCTATTTTACCAGTATTACGTTTTCCTGATGAAAGGCTACGCAAAATTGCTAAACCAGTTGAAAAAATCACAGCACAAACACAGCAAATTATTGATGATATGATAGAAACGATGTATGCAGAAGAAGGGATTGGCCTTGCTGCAACACAAGTTAATATTCATCAACGAATTATTGTTATTGATGTATCAGAAAATCATGATCAAGTTTATGTTATTATCAATCCTGAAGTAATGTGTAAAAATGGTGAAACAGGCATTGAAGAAGGTTGCTTATCTGTTCCTGATAGCCGGGGTTTTGTTTCACGCGCAGAGACAATTAAGATTAAAGCTTTAAATCGAGATGGTGA from Orbaceae bacterium lpD04 encodes:
- the def gene encoding peptide deformylase — translated: MAILPVLRFPDERLRKIAKPVEKITAQTQQIIDDMIETMYAEEGIGLAATQVNIHQRIIVIDVSENHDQVYVIINPEVMCKNGETGIEEGCLSVPDSRGFVSRAETIKIKALNRDGETYEIDADGLLAICIQHEMDHLMGKLFVDYLSPLKRQRIEQKMKKMNRLEAKQ